In the genome of Epinephelus lanceolatus isolate andai-2023 chromosome 18, ASM4190304v1, whole genome shotgun sequence, one region contains:
- the card11 gene encoding caspase recruitment domain-containing protein 11 — MENGTCDDVEALWEKVDGKRYELCRVISPAKLTPYLRQCKVLDEQDEDEILNSMLLLCKANRTSRLLDILHTKGERGYVAFLESLEFYYPDLYKLVTGKDPTRRFSTIVVEEGHEGLTQFLMNEVMKLQQQSKVKTLQHVELSRKNCTLEDEQKKLRLANQELQAFQQRNNKLREERNAYSDELLRVKDENYKLAMRYATLSEEKNMAVMRSRDLQLEVDQLKHKLNKVEEECKMERRQSLKLKNDIENRPKREQIFELERENEMLKIKLQELQSIIQPGPLPASDKAILDILEHDRQEALEDRQDLVNRLYNLHEEIRQAEELRDKYLEEKEDLELKCSTLQKDCEMYRNRMETITAQLEEVEKERDQAFRARDEAQHQFSQSLIDKDKYRKQIRELEEKSDELHIKIVRKEAKLVTLECRLRRLSKDSPLDQSLPRDLPPTIISQGEDFKPVQAQSEWSSDESPEEKFTSEEPRLKRRPNLKGGNRAKSPVCAPRDLQVNSEATHSTALSVNGGDCLEIQMRNLHVNSISLPPSPSVPISPTYPPFSAPALSTSPSSLPTGEQSNRPNMLRYRNDSILSTLPEPPEKASLYRREREKEHDFHPRSLSDFDSDNMEMEFEDEVQRGPPSVHSSSSSHQSEGMDTYDLEQVNNIFRKLSLERPFRPSLSSFSRISTSLKPVQELTLQGDNLLRDITLVGGNDSGIFISAVQSGSIAEKAGLREGHHLLCLEGCIRGESQSISLDTSTQEEAHWTLQHCSGPVKLHYRANFDCYRRLQRDITEGPLVSGDSFHIRVNLNISGQSDSCSLSVRCDEVVHVLDTRHQGRCEWLCSRVDPYDGTDLSERGTIPSNSRAQQLLLVKIQKFVCRGGREENEVHRNNRMSLLPPEEASPSPDPKASPRLSRASIFLTQILQFVSRVDIKYKRMNSNERVRIINSGSTTLPRQGFEALRPEDTADPDSELSRSLNLIPYSTVTPQRTQRRRPVLFSPAALAKTIIQRILNMGGAMEFNTCKPDTLSKEEFHLKQNVEPFIHYKEKQATFECITRENIEAVASKGKHCLLEAELSCIKDLLRREIYPIIIHIKICEKNVKKLRKLPLRVESEEEFVKLCRAKMKELEGIPCLYATLEPEAWAGTDDLIRVIKERIQEEQKKTIWVEQDLL, encoded by the exons ATGGAAAACGGGACATGTGACGATGTGGAGGCGCTGTGGGAGAAGGTGGATGGCAAACGTTACGAGCTGTGTCGCGTCATCTCCCCGGCGAAGCTCACCCCCTACCTCCGCCAGTGCAAAGTCCTGGATGAGCAGGACGAGGATGAGATCCTCAACTCCATGCTACTGCTCTGCAAAGCAAACCGCACAA GCCGTCTACTTGACATCCTCCACACTAAAGGAGAGCGGGGGTATGTGGCGTTTCTTGAGAGTCTTGAATTTTACTACCCTGACCTGTACAAGCTGGTCACAGGAAAGGATCCCACACGACGCTTCTCCACCATCGTAG TGGAGGAGGGTCATGAGGGTCTGACCCAGTTCCTGATGAATGAAGTgatgaagctgcagcagcagtccAAAGTGAAGACCCTGCAGCATGTTGAGCTCAGCAGGAAGAACTGCACCTTGGAGGACGAGCAGAAGAAGCTACGGCTGGCCAATCAGGAGCTTCAGGCCTTCCAACAGa GGAACAACAAGTTGAGAGAGGAAAGGAACGCCTACAGTGACGAGCTTCTGAGAGTGAAGGATGAAAACTACAAACTGGCCATGAGGTACGCCACGCTGAGCGAGGAGAAGAACATGGCTGTGATGAGGAGCCGAGACCTGCAGCTAGAG GTTGATCAGTTAAAGCACAAGCTGAACAAGGTGGAGGAAGAGTGTAagatggagaggaggcagagtcTCAAGCTGAAGAACGACATTGAGAACCGGCCAAAGAGAGAGCAGATCTTTGAGCTAGAAAGAGAGAATGAAATGCTCAAGATCAAACTACAGGAGCTACAGTCCATCATACAG CCTGGCCCACTGCCTGCTTCAGACAAGGCCATCCTTGACATTTTGGAACACGACAGACAGGAAGCACTAGAAGACAGACAGGATCTGGTCAACCGCCTCTACAACCTACATGAAGAAATCCGACAGGCAGAGGAACTACGAGATAAG taCCTGGAGGAAAAGGAGGATCTGGAGCTGAAGTGCTCCACACTGCAAAAAGACTGTGAGATGTATCGCAACCGCATGGAGACCATCACCGCACagctggaggaggtggagaaggagagggaccaG GCCTTTCGAGCCAGAGACGAGGCCCAGCATCAATTCTCCCAGAGTCTCATCGACAAAGACAAATACCGCAAACAGATCAGGGAGCTGGAGGAGAAGAGCGATGAGCTCCATATCAAGATCGTACGCAAAGAAGCCAAGCTGGTGACCTTGGAGTGTCGCCTACGACGGCTGTCCAAGGACTCTCCTTTGGACCAG AGTCTCCCGAGGGACCTGCCTCCCACCATCATCTCTCAAGGAGAGGACTTCAAACCCGTCCAGGCCCAATCAGAATGGTCCAGTGATGAGTCGCCAGAGGAGAAGTTCACATCTGAGGAGCCTCGCCTCAAACGCAGACCCAACCTCAAAGGAGGG AACAGAGCAAAGTCTCCAGTGTGTGCACCCAGAGACCTTCAGGTCAACTCAGAGGCCACTCATTCCACAG ctctgtcagTCAACGGAGGAGATTgtctggaaatccagatgcggAACTTGCACGTCAACAgcatctccctccctccctcccccagcGTGCCGATCTCCCCCACATATCCACCCTTCTCCGCTCCCGCCCTCTCCACATCCCCATCTTCACTTCCCACGGGGGAACAGTCCAACAGGCCGAACATG CTGCGTTACCGTAATGACAGCATCCTTTCCACGCTGCCTGAGCCACCAGAGAAAGCGTCACTGTACCGCAGAGAGCGGGAGAAGGAGCATGACTTCCACCCCCGCAG CCTCTCAGACTTTGATAGTGACAACATGGAAATGGAGTTTG AGGACGAAGTACAGCGTGGTCCACCTTCCGTCCACTCATCTTCCTCGTCCCATCAGTCAGAAGGGATGGACACTTACGACCTAGAGCAGGTCAACAATATCTTCAGGAAGCTCTCTCTGGAGAG GCCGTTCCGCCCGTCTCTGTCCTCCTTCTCCAGAATCAGCACTTCCCTGAAGCCCGTGCAGGAGCTGACATTGCAAGGCGACAACCTGCTGAGGGACATCACTCTGGTTGGCGGCAACGACAGTGGGATTTTCATCTCAGCTGTCCAGTCGGGCTCCATCGCTGAGAAGGCGGGGCTACGAGAGGGCCACCACCTCCTATGT CTTGAGGGATGCATACGTGGAGAGAGCCAAAGCATTTCATTGGACACCAGCACTCAGGAAGAAGCCCACTGGACGCTGCAGCACTGCTCTggaccagtcaagttgcactatCGAGCCAACTTTGACT GCTACCGTCGACTCCAGAGGGACATCACAGAAGGCCCGCTGGTATCTGGCGACTCCTTCCACATACGAGTCAACCTAAACATCTCCGGCCAATCAGACAGCTGCTCCCTGAGCGTACGCTGTGATGAGGTGGTACACGTGCTGGACACCAGGCACCAGGGCCGCTGTGAGTGGCTGTGTTCTCGTGTCGACCCCTACGATGGCACCGACCTGTCCGAGCGTGGCACCATACCCAGCAACTCACG agCCCAGCAGCTGCTCCTGGTAAAGATTCAGAAGTTTGTGTGTCGAGGGGGGAGAGAAGAGAATGAAGTCCACCGCAACAATAGA ATGAGTTTACTGCCACCAGAAGAAGCCAGCCCGTCTCCTGATCCTAAAGCCAGCCCACGCTTGTCTAGAGCCAGCATCTTCCTCACTCAGATACTACAG TTTGTCAGCAGGGTGGACATCAAATACAAGCGAATGAACAGCAACGAGCGTGTGAGGATCATCAACTCAGGCAGCACAACACTACCCAGACAAGGGTTTGAGGCACTTAGACCCGAAG ACACTGCTGACCCAGACAGTGAGCTGAGCCGGAGTTTGAACCTGATTCCCTACAGTACAGTCACCCCCCAGCGGACCCAGAGGAGAAGGCCGGTCCTATTCAGTCCAGCTGCTCTGGCCAAAACCATTATCCAGAGAATACTCAACATGGGGGGAGCAATGGAATTCAACACCTGCAAACCAG aCACCCTGTCCAAAGAAGAGTTTCATCTGAAACAGAATGTGGAGCCCTTCAttcactacaaagagaaacaagcCACATTTGAATGCATCACCCGAGAAAACATAGAGGCTGTTGCTTCTAAG GGCAAACACTGCCTGCTGGAGGCTGAGCTGAGCTGCATCAAAGACCTCCTGCGGAGGGAAATCTACCCAATCATCATCCACATCAAGATCTGTGAGAAAAATGTCAAGAAGTTACG GAAGCTGCCTCTGCGCGTGGAGTCGGAGGAGGAGTTTGTGAAGCTGTGTCGGGCGAAAATGAAGGAGCTGGAGGGCATTCCCTGCCTCTATGCCACCCTGGAGCCCGAGGCCTGGGCAGGGACGGACGACCTCATCAGGGTCATCAAGGAGCGGATACAGGAGGAGCAGAAGAAGACGATCTGGGTGGAGCAGGACCTcctgtag